From the genome of Gemmatimonadota bacterium, one region includes:
- a CDS encoding HAD hydrolase-like protein encodes MTAKIRGIIFDLDDTLFDCTGQLTQPARRRAAQILAPAHPDLSIETGYQQQVILSQTHGSSEAIRILGTQYNIPPNIVEQALNAYNPRSVEAITPFPDALPTLATLVQRSYQLALVTSGNPDRQREKVRLLGLCDYFIETDNTLILHDDRKSSDKTPSLTQAAKALSLPHTQILCVGDKLTDEIATAKILGMTTVHMRHGRQKDRKPQTPSEQPDIEIDRISQLLPLLL; translated from the coding sequence ATGACGGCAAAAATCAGAGGCATTATTTTTGATCTCGACGACACCCTCTTTGACTGCACGGGCCAACTCACCCAACCAGCGCGCCGCAGAGCCGCTCAAATCCTTGCACCAGCACATCCCGACCTCTCAATTGAGACCGGTTATCAGCAACAGGTAATTCTTTCCCAAACACATGGCTCTTCAGAGGCCATTCGCATACTCGGTACACAGTACAATATCCCGCCTAACATCGTAGAACAGGCGCTCAATGCCTATAACCCCCGTAGCGTAGAAGCCATCACCCCTTTCCCCGATGCACTCCCCACCCTCGCTACCCTTGTCCAACGCAGCTATCAACTCGCCCTTGTCACCTCTGGAAATCCTGACCGCCAGCGCGAAAAAGTGCGCCTCCTCGGCTTGTGCGATTATTTTATCGAGACCGACAATACCCTCATCCTGCACGACGACCGAAAAAGCAGTGATAAAACACCATCCCTCACACAAGCAGCAAAAGCATTATCTTTGCCCCACACCCAAATTCTATGTGTGGGCGACAAACTCACCGACGAAATTGCTACAGCCAAAATCCTGGGTATGACTACCGTACACATGCGTCATGGCCGACAAAAAGACAGAAAGCCCCAAACCCCATCAGAACAGCCCGATATCGAAATAGACCGCATTTCTCAACTCCTTCCTCTCCTCCTCTAA
- a CDS encoding dienelactone hydrolase family protein yields the protein MNQPLQLKRYFWDAVVATMVCSLVSTSETDAQPDGNEWVELYEPHVFNEMPYRLLEPIDFDADKRYPVIVSLHGGGGRGTDNRKQLRGWNRLLADEQRRTDYPSYVLAPQVSRLWNAEDLQKIKDLIATLPSVDMDRIYILGHSMGGHGTHVFLQIDPHYFAAAAPSAGTGLPQTEEFIDASVIKDVPIWAFHGDLDKVCPFDRAQKLFEEMVKLGGNMKFTIWAGDGHGVAMKMITGADNGSTQLSSDRCDPEPVFMKWLFTQKRTAD from the coding sequence ATGAACCAACCCTTGCAGTTGAAGAGATATTTTTGGGACGCAGTTGTTGCAACCATGGTTTGCTCGTTGGTCTCCACATCTGAAACAGATGCACAACCCGATGGAAATGAATGGGTTGAACTTTACGAACCTCACGTTTTCAACGAGATGCCGTATCGGCTGTTGGAGCCTATAGATTTTGATGCGGACAAGCGCTATCCCGTTATTGTTTCATTGCATGGTGGCGGTGGCCGGGGGACAGATAATCGAAAGCAATTGCGTGGCTGGAATAGACTTCTTGCAGATGAGCAGAGACGAACAGATTATCCCTCTTATGTGCTCGCTCCTCAAGTCAGTCGTTTGTGGAATGCAGAAGACCTTCAAAAGATCAAGGATCTCATTGCAACATTACCGTCCGTTGATATGGACAGAATATACATTCTGGGACACTCCATGGGAGGCCACGGTACCCATGTCTTTTTACAAATTGATCCCCATTATTTTGCAGCGGCAGCCCCTTCAGCTGGAACGGGTTTGCCTCAGACAGAAGAATTTATCGATGCGTCAGTGATTAAAGATGTTCCGATATGGGCTTTCCACGGGGATCTGGATAAGGTCTGTCCATTCGACCGCGCTCAAAAACTTTTTGAGGAGATGGTGAAATTGGGTGGGAATATGAAGTTTACGATCTGGGCTGGTGATGGACATGGTGTTGCTATGAAAATGATTACCGGTGCCGACAATGGCAGCACCCAGCTCAGCAGCGATCGCTGTGATCCCGAGCCGGTGTTTATGAAATGGCTTTTTACACAGAAACGCACTGCCGATTGA
- a CDS encoding SAM-dependent chlorinase/fluorinase, with protein MGRILTLTTDFGISDGYVAAMKGVVLTCAPEARIVDITHQVPPQDIAAGAFAIYSACSFFPEGSVHVGVVDPGVGSDRRGIVVETEQFVYVGPDNGLFSPVYAREGVRRIVAIENAALMRPQVSSTFHGRDVFAPVGAHLLRGVSCEEVGPEIEDPVTSDLWGVEERDDALVGRVVCVDHFGNVISMIARSHIDEKYPDGDFEIIVGKIRFDRICQTYSEVEEGEALALYGSLDTLEIAVCGGSASRTLGIKRGDEICVCRS; from the coding sequence ATGGGCCGAATATTAACGCTGACAACGGATTTTGGCATTTCTGATGGCTATGTTGCTGCGATGAAGGGCGTGGTGCTCACCTGTGCGCCAGAAGCCCGAATTGTAGATATAACACATCAGGTGCCGCCTCAGGATATTGCTGCTGGTGCGTTTGCTATATATTCTGCGTGCTCTTTTTTCCCAGAGGGTAGTGTACACGTTGGGGTGGTTGATCCGGGGGTGGGGAGTGATCGGCGAGGGATTGTCGTTGAAACAGAGCAATTTGTGTATGTCGGACCGGATAATGGCCTGTTTTCTCCCGTTTACGCGCGAGAAGGGGTGCGGCGCATTGTGGCGATTGAAAATGCGGCATTGATGCGCCCGCAAGTGAGTTCGACATTCCACGGACGAGATGTATTTGCCCCGGTGGGCGCGCATTTACTCCGAGGGGTATCGTGTGAAGAGGTGGGACCGGAAATTGAGGATCCAGTTACATCCGATTTGTGGGGCGTTGAAGAACGTGACGATGCACTCGTTGGGCGAGTGGTGTGTGTTGACCATTTTGGCAATGTGATTTCAATGATTGCGCGGTCACACATTGATGAAAAATATCCCGATGGCGATTTTGAGATTATCGTTGGCAAGATCCGGTTTGATCGAATATGCCAGACATATAGTGAGGTCGAAGAGGGAGAAGCGCTGGCGCTTTACGGCAGTTTGGATACGCTGGAGATCGCGGTTTGCGGGGGCAGTGCAAGCAGGACGCTCGGTATAAAACGGGGGGATGAGATTTGCGTTTGCAGAAGTTAG
- a CDS encoding ComF family protein, with amino-acid sequence MQIVWKIWKAALNFVYPSSCMICKASLPDSPGLCDSCWDDIEIWDSELHEVGFEHEFDQIVILYQFNDCVRSLIHALKYQGKTLPGQIFGKALGQRIASFVEPDTVIVPVPLHSAKTRARGYNQSEIIARATGRVSGLQVMANALKRVRATPTQTRLSVLERQYNVQGAFRVRHPASIEGQNIFLIDDVVTTGATLNACVQALRSAGAQCVSVGAVASPPFGEDDLSQDVEKSRS; translated from the coding sequence GTGCAAATAGTATGGAAAATTTGGAAAGCTGCACTCAATTTTGTTTATCCATCGTCTTGTATGATTTGTAAGGCATCGCTGCCGGATTCGCCGGGGCTATGTGATTCGTGTTGGGATGATATTGAGATTTGGGATTCGGAACTACACGAGGTGGGGTTTGAGCACGAATTTGATCAGATAGTTATTTTGTATCAATTTAATGATTGTGTTCGGTCGTTGATTCACGCGCTCAAATACCAGGGGAAAACGCTGCCAGGGCAGATATTTGGAAAGGCTTTGGGGCAGCGCATCGCGAGCTTTGTCGAACCCGATACGGTAATTGTTCCAGTGCCACTTCACTCCGCAAAAACAAGAGCACGCGGATACAATCAGAGCGAGATTATTGCACGGGCAACAGGACGGGTATCGGGTTTGCAAGTGATGGCAAACGCGCTGAAAAGAGTGCGGGCAACGCCTACGCAGACGCGCCTGAGTGTTTTGGAACGCCAATACAATGTACAGGGGGCATTCCGCGTGCGTCATCCCGCGTCTATTGAGGGGCAAAATATATTTTTAATTGACGATGTCGTCACGACGGGTGCGACGCTCAATGCATGTGTGCAGGCTCTGCGATCTGCGGGGGCGCAATGCGTGTCTGTTGGCGCTGTTGCCAGTCCCCCCTTCGGTGAGGATGATCTGTCTCAAGATGTAGAAAAATCCAGGTCTTGA
- a CDS encoding 2-phospho-L-lactate transferase CofD family protein, which translates to MSLENARAIVFDLDGTLFDLTPVVHAARQRVATFLFSNGFFATRAYAFQRINTLERKHGPYYSSSPYYFAFFDIAKAVFKDKPDRVRHFLDKQNTDPEAEPVEALVAEMERVYNAEDVEDIRPYPDALHTLRELRQAGYNLFLVTLGRARRQRNKIDRLGIATYFDRIINEGPPAHAYWFSELMESHNLSPDQLIVVGDRTQDEIRAGNRQGLTTIWLRRGRFSRETPAVGDRPDYEIKYLAQLSTLLHLSRIGKNPDRFRIAVIGGGTGLPTVLRGLRPYTRHPTAVVAVTDSGASSGRIRWNLGVQPPGDIRNALTALADPEQISQGLFNVFQHRFPNSEQESGIFKNDHIGNFLVAALTQQLGDFHAAIKTASDMLHVQGTVFPASTDNVDICAKLTNGEHRYTEWMVRKPGKPPLERAYLVTNDALLRELDRQNSGLKRVIDPETGQVEIRVRQGRTVSLEQGPIRAPRGALQAIADADIVVIGPGSLYTSVITNLLVSDIQKALIKRAQGKTIYVCNIVTQPGQTDNFRASDHLKAILKHLPENQRDSVIDHMLVQDLRIFQTPKSEDWHPLLKKYKKDGKVLVECDTETLNALGSWTRADFLEEFHPNAIERDEGDFISHDPAKVADAICRIFCGLSVPDYWGLDE; encoded by the coding sequence GTGTCTCTGGAAAATGCCCGCGCAATCGTGTTTGACCTCGACGGAACCCTCTTTGACCTGACACCCGTCGTACATGCCGCGCGCCAACGCGTTGCTACCTTTCTATTTTCAAACGGTTTTTTTGCCACCCGTGCCTACGCATTCCAGCGCATCAATACGCTCGAACGCAAACACGGTCCTTATTACTCATCCTCGCCCTATTATTTCGCCTTTTTCGATATCGCCAAAGCCGTCTTCAAAGACAAACCCGACCGGGTGCGTCATTTTCTCGACAAACAAAATACCGACCCGGAAGCCGAGCCGGTCGAAGCCCTCGTAGCTGAAATGGAGCGCGTTTACAATGCCGAAGATGTAGAAGATATCCGCCCCTATCCCGATGCCTTACACACCCTTCGTGAATTGCGCCAGGCAGGCTACAATCTGTTTCTCGTCACACTGGGCAGAGCGCGCCGTCAGCGCAACAAAATTGATCGCCTGGGCATTGCTACTTATTTTGATCGCATCATCAACGAAGGTCCCCCCGCACATGCCTACTGGTTTTCAGAACTCATGGAAAGCCACAACCTCTCCCCCGACCAGCTCATCGTCGTCGGTGACCGCACCCAGGACGAAATCCGCGCGGGCAATCGTCAGGGACTAACCACCATCTGGTTGCGGCGCGGAAGATTCTCTCGCGAAACACCTGCAGTAGGTGACCGCCCCGACTACGAAATCAAATACCTCGCCCAACTATCCACATTATTGCACCTCTCGCGGATCGGGAAAAACCCCGACCGGTTCAGAATTGCCGTTATCGGCGGCGGCACCGGTCTGCCCACTGTCTTACGCGGGCTGCGTCCCTATACCCGTCACCCAACAGCCGTCGTTGCCGTGACCGATTCAGGTGCTTCCTCGGGGCGTATCCGCTGGAATTTGGGCGTCCAGCCCCCTGGTGACATTCGCAATGCCCTCACAGCACTCGCCGACCCCGAACAGATATCTCAGGGACTCTTCAACGTCTTCCAACACCGCTTTCCCAACAGCGAACAAGAATCCGGTATTTTCAAGAACGACCATATTGGCAATTTTCTCGTGGCCGCCCTCACCCAGCAACTCGGCGATTTTCATGCCGCCATAAAAACAGCCAGTGACATGCTACACGTACAGGGCACAGTTTTCCCTGCCAGCACTGACAATGTCGATATTTGCGCCAAACTGACAAATGGTGAACATCGCTATACCGAGTGGATGGTCAGAAAACCCGGCAAACCACCTCTCGAGCGGGCGTATCTCGTCACCAATGACGCGCTCTTGCGCGAACTCGATCGTCAAAATAGCGGGCTTAAGCGCGTCATAGATCCCGAAACAGGGCAGGTTGAGATCCGCGTGCGTCAGGGGCGCACAGTGAGCCTGGAACAAGGTCCGATCAGAGCACCGCGTGGCGCTTTGCAAGCCATTGCAGATGCAGATATCGTCGTCATTGGACCGGGTAGCCTGTACACCAGCGTCATTACCAATCTCCTCGTGTCCGATATCCAAAAAGCATTGATCAAACGCGCTCAGGGCAAAACCATCTATGTTTGCAACATCGTCACACAACCCGGACAGACCGATAATTTTAGAGCCTCTGACCACCTCAAAGCGATCCTCAAACACCTTCCCGAAAATCAGCGCGATAGCGTCATCGATCACATGCTCGTACAGGACCTTCGCATATTCCAAACGCCCAAAAGCGAGGACTGGCACCCACTGCTCAAAAAATACAAAAAAGATGGCAAAGTCCTGGTTGAATGCGATACAGAAACGCTCAATGCACTTGGTTCCTGGACCCGCGCAGACTTCTTAGAAGAATTTCATCCCAACGCCATAGAGCGCGACGAGGGTGATTTTATCAGCCACGACCCGGCCAAAGTCGCCGATGCCATCTGTCGCATTTTCTGCGGACTGAGCGTACCCGACTACTGGGGCCTGGACGAATGA
- a CDS encoding 6-phosphofructokinase produces MSVKRVGILTGGGDCPGLNAVIRAIVRKGIMVYNYEMTGVQEGWRGMLEGLSVPLDLNAVSGILPRGGTILGSSRTNPYQDGADGGALVRSGMEKMGLDALIAIGGDDTLGVAHQLTDQGIKVVGVPKTIDNDLDGTDQTFGFDTAINIVMEAIDRLHTTAESHNRVMVVEVMGRHAGWIAVEAGIAGGADVILIPEVPFDMDEVCDTIRKRHARGKTFSIVVVAEGAKLDDDSMVLQSQEKDAFGHVRLGGIGNLLSDEIERRTGYESRATVLGHIQRGGSPSAYDRVLGTRFGIAAIDLIHEGNFGKMVALRGQNIVAIDLMEAVSKLRTVDMRLYDIAKVFFG; encoded by the coding sequence ATGTCTGTAAAACGCGTTGGCATACTCACAGGTGGCGGCGATTGCCCAGGTCTCAATGCGGTAATTCGCGCTATTGTACGCAAAGGCATTATGGTTTACAATTACGAGATGACGGGTGTGCAGGAGGGATGGCGAGGGATGCTTGAAGGGCTGTCAGTGCCTCTGGATTTGAATGCTGTTTCTGGGATTTTGCCGCGCGGGGGCACGATTTTGGGATCGTCGCGGACAAATCCGTATCAAGACGGTGCAGATGGTGGCGCACTCGTGCGATCGGGGATGGAGAAAATGGGTCTGGACGCGCTGATTGCCATTGGGGGCGATGATACGCTTGGTGTAGCTCATCAGCTCACAGATCAGGGTATCAAAGTGGTCGGTGTGCCCAAAACCATTGATAATGATCTGGATGGCACAGACCAGACCTTTGGTTTTGATACGGCTATCAATATTGTGATGGAGGCGATTGACCGTCTGCATACGACGGCTGAATCTCACAACCGAGTGATGGTTGTCGAGGTTATGGGGCGCCACGCCGGTTGGATTGCCGTGGAGGCTGGTATTGCGGGAGGGGCAGATGTGATTCTAATCCCGGAAGTCCCATTTGATATGGATGAGGTGTGCGATACCATCAGAAAACGCCATGCCCGAGGCAAGACATTTAGTATTGTCGTAGTTGCTGAAGGAGCCAAGCTCGACGATGACAGTATGGTTTTGCAATCTCAGGAAAAAGATGCATTCGGGCATGTTCGCCTGGGGGGCATTGGCAATTTGCTAAGTGATGAAATTGAGCGGCGCACCGGATACGAAAGTCGCGCTACTGTTCTGGGCCATATTCAGCGCGGGGGCAGCCCCTCTGCGTATGATCGGGTGTTGGGGACGCGATTTGGGATTGCGGCAATTGATCTGATACACGAAGGCAATTTTGGGAAGATGGTGGCATTGCGGGGACAAAATATTGTTGCGATTGATTTGATGGAGGCCGTGTCGAAGCTGCGTACTGTAGATATGAGGCTTTACGATATTGCCAAAGTATTTTTCGGATAA
- the radC gene encoding DNA repair protein RadC, whose protein sequence is MNSFVKQRGGIAGVADVDMPREKLERLGPEALRDEELLAILLRTGYEGRNVLEISRGIVKRYPINKLVDMDLKKLTTIKGIGRAKAAGLVAGFELAKRGLNQGMGIEPTITSPVDVLGFLTDIKDRRKEYFVALFLNARNQVICREDVSVGSLNASLVHPREVFAPAVGSSAASVILAHNHPSGDVTPSREDIELTRRMVQAGEIMGIEVLDHLIVGSERFLSMKEANVF, encoded by the coding sequence ATGAATAGCTTTGTCAAGCAGAGAGGGGGTATCGCAGGTGTGGCGGATGTGGATATGCCACGAGAAAAACTCGAGCGTTTGGGACCTGAGGCATTGCGCGATGAGGAATTGCTGGCGATTTTGCTGCGAACGGGATACGAGGGCCGAAATGTGCTGGAAATTTCGCGCGGGATAGTCAAGAGGTATCCCATTAATAAACTCGTGGATATGGATCTGAAAAAGCTCACGACAATAAAGGGAATCGGGAGGGCAAAAGCCGCGGGTTTGGTTGCGGGATTTGAACTGGCTAAAAGAGGACTCAATCAGGGGATGGGAATTGAGCCTACTATTACGAGTCCGGTTGACGTTTTGGGGTTTCTGACCGATATCAAAGATCGGCGCAAGGAATATTTTGTGGCACTTTTTCTCAATGCGCGGAATCAGGTGATTTGCCGCGAAGATGTGTCGGTTGGCTCGCTCAATGCCTCACTCGTGCATCCGCGAGAAGTGTTTGCCCCAGCCGTAGGGTCATCTGCTGCGAGTGTGATTCTGGCGCACAATCATCCCAGTGGTGATGTAACACCGAGCCGAGAAGATATTGAACTTACGCGCCGCATGGTGCAGGCCGGTGAGATTATGGGGATTGAAGTGTTGGACCATCTGATCGTCGGTTCAGAGCGGTTCTTGAGTATGAAAGAAGCGAATGTTTTTTAG